The Exiguobacterium mexicanum genome includes a window with the following:
- the speB gene encoding agmatinase, translated as MIKRFDEAYSGKVFIASLPEVTDAKTVLYGMPMDWTVSFRPGSRFGPNRIREVSIGLEEYSPYLDGDLTEAAVYDAGDIPLPFGNAQKSLDMIESFVKDIIKEGKFPLGMGGEHLVTWPVIKAMHDAYGDDFVILHLDAHTDLRDDYEGEPLSHSTPLKKAAELIGPSNCYSFGIRSGMKEEFDWVKEVGYNMYKYEVIEPLKRVLPTLAGKKVYVTIDIDVLDPSAAPGTGTQEIGGITTKELLEAVHAIANADIDIIGADLVEVSPAYDQSDMTAIAAAKILREMMIGFVK; from the coding sequence GGACGCGAAGACGGTCCTTTATGGGATGCCGATGGACTGGACGGTCAGTTTCCGTCCAGGCTCACGCTTCGGTCCGAACCGAATCCGTGAAGTCTCGATTGGACTCGAAGAATATAGCCCTTATCTTGATGGTGATTTGACGGAAGCAGCCGTCTATGACGCCGGTGATATCCCGCTCCCGTTCGGGAATGCCCAGAAATCACTCGACATGATCGAGTCGTTCGTCAAAGACATCATCAAAGAAGGCAAGTTCCCACTCGGTATGGGGGGAGAACACCTCGTCACATGGCCGGTCATCAAGGCGATGCATGATGCGTACGGGGATGATTTCGTCATCTTGCACCTCGATGCGCACACGGACCTCCGTGACGACTATGAAGGTGAGCCATTGTCGCACTCGACACCGCTCAAAAAAGCGGCCGAACTCATCGGACCGTCGAACTGCTACTCGTTCGGAATTCGTTCTGGGATGAAAGAAGAGTTCGACTGGGTCAAAGAAGTCGGCTATAACATGTATAAATATGAAGTGATTGAACCGCTCAAACGCGTGTTGCCGACGCTCGCCGGGAAGAAAGTGTACGTCACGATCGACATCGACGTCCTCGACCCGTCGGCGGCCCCGGGAACGGGTACGCAAGAAATCGGCGGCATCACGACGAAAGAGTTGCTTGAAGCAGTGCACGCCATCGCGAACGCCGACATCGACATCATCGGTGCCGATCTCGTCGAAGTGTCACCAGCATATGACCAATCGGACATGACGGCCATCGCCGCCGCGAAGATTCTTCGCGAGATGATGATCGGATTCGTGAAGTAA
- a CDS encoding DUF2294 domain-containing protein, producing MPKKGQLEMELSARITQWEKEYLGRGSLTCKADLLRDLAIVTLQGVLTPAEYELAAKSAGREQLKKYRNNLVESGRAQLEAILHDVLGRRLVSLHTDISTKTGERLIVFRLDAPWDGGIDKP from the coding sequence ATGCCGAAAAAAGGTCAGCTCGAAATGGAACTGAGTGCTCGGATCACACAATGGGAGAAAGAGTATCTCGGGCGCGGCTCTTTGACGTGTAAAGCAGACCTGCTCCGCGACTTGGCCATCGTGACGCTTCAGGGCGTCTTGACCCCGGCCGAGTATGAACTGGCCGCCAAATCGGCCGGTCGTGAGCAATTGAAGAAATATCGCAATAACCTCGTCGAATCAGGGCGGGCCCAACTCGAGGCGATTTTACATGACGTGCTCGGTCGGCGTCTCGTCTCGCTTCACACGGATATCAGCACGAAGACAGGGGAACGCCTCATCGTCTTTCGACTTGATGCACCATGGGATGGCGGGATTGACAAGCCGTGA
- a CDS encoding sodium-dependent bicarbonate transport family permease produces MEQLMFLLTSAPVLLFVTGVIAALGKSNLKIPESLSITLNLYLLLAIGLKGGMGLASVSMDELAFPLAVTLVLGLVLPLVAFGLGAFLKFTFPERIAMAATFGSVSLVTYVAATAQLERLGISYEPFMTTLVVVLEIPGLVVALLLYNQSRVLGITAAPTQSLTVIRDSLLSKSILLLLAGLIVGLVTPDTSALTPFFVDLFPGVLLLFLLSLGVKVGHQLKTLPSYGMKFLVAGMTFPLVGAAIGFLAAGMAGLSDGGTILLMTLAASGSYIAAPAMLQASVPEAEPSFYLTLALAVTFPFNLLIGIPLFISIVT; encoded by the coding sequence ATGGAACAATTGATGTTTTTATTGACGAGTGCCCCGGTGCTCCTATTCGTGACAGGTGTGATTGCCGCTCTCGGCAAATCGAATTTGAAGATTCCTGAGTCACTCAGCATCACGCTCAACCTATACTTACTGCTTGCCATCGGATTGAAAGGAGGGATGGGGCTCGCCTCGGTATCGATGGACGAGTTGGCGTTCCCGCTCGCCGTCACGCTCGTGCTTGGTCTCGTACTTCCGCTCGTCGCGTTCGGCCTTGGAGCGTTCTTGAAGTTCACGTTTCCGGAGCGCATTGCCATGGCCGCGACGTTCGGTTCGGTCTCGCTCGTGACGTATGTCGCTGCGACGGCGCAGCTCGAACGTCTCGGCATCAGTTATGAGCCGTTCATGACAACACTCGTCGTCGTCCTCGAAATTCCGGGTCTCGTCGTCGCACTGTTGTTATACAATCAAAGCCGCGTCCTCGGCATCACGGCGGCACCGACTCAATCGCTCACCGTCATCCGTGACAGTCTGCTCTCGAAAAGCATCTTGCTGCTTTTGGCTGGTCTCATCGTCGGGCTGGTCACCCCGGATACGTCGGCATTAACCCCGTTTTTTGTCGATTTGTTCCCAGGCGTGTTGCTGTTGTTCTTGCTCAGCCTCGGCGTAAAGGTCGGTCATCAGCTGAAGACGCTACCGTCGTACGGGATGAAGTTTTTAGTCGCCGGGATGACGTTTCCGCTCGTCGGCGCGGCCATCGGTTTTCTCGCTGCCGGAATGGCTGGACTGTCTGATGGGGGAACGATTCTGCTTATGACGCTCGCGGCGAGCGGGTCGTACATCGCCGCACCGGCTATGCTCCAAGCATCGGTCCCGGAGGCGGAGCCGTCGTTTTATTTGACGCTCGCCCTCGCCGTCACGTTCCCGTTCAACTTGCTCATCGGCATCCCGCTATTCATTTCGATCGTCACTTGA
- a CDS encoding homing endonuclease associated repeat-containing protein — MKKWTRPQIVQALQLAAQEHAELDSKRYSVWSQTKNVPSLSTVIHQFGSWREALAAAQIQMSFHYYSDEDILRALNQAAEELPLFTSQTYREWSKVTRSPSLTLISSRFGSWSNALREAKLQTTAAKNNEERIIQALIEASEELERLTSQHYAIWAQERGYPTVATIARKYGSWSYALFVLDIAPPKRKWDEEDVIEALRVAKHELSHFSILHYRKWAEGRNVPSTSTINALFGSWTAALKCMEEQTITQ, encoded by the coding sequence ATGAAAAAATGGACACGCCCTCAAATCGTACAAGCGTTGCAGTTAGCTGCTCAAGAACATGCCGAGCTCGATTCGAAACGGTATAGTGTATGGTCGCAAACCAAAAATGTCCCGTCCCTTTCCACCGTCATCCATCAGTTCGGGTCTTGGCGCGAGGCGCTCGCCGCTGCCCAAATCCAAATGTCGTTCCATTACTACTCGGATGAAGACATCCTCCGCGCGTTGAATCAAGCTGCCGAGGAGTTACCGCTCTTCACGAGCCAAACGTATCGGGAATGGTCGAAAGTGACACGCTCCCCGTCGCTCACGTTGATCAGCAGCCGTTTCGGCTCTTGGTCGAACGCGCTCCGGGAAGCGAAACTTCAGACGACCGCCGCGAAAAACAATGAAGAGCGCATCATCCAAGCCTTGATTGAAGCGTCCGAAGAACTCGAACGTCTCACGTCCCAGCACTACGCCATCTGGGCCCAAGAACGCGGTTATCCGACAGTCGCGACGATCGCCCGGAAATATGGATCTTGGAGCTACGCCTTGTTCGTCCTCGACATCGCCCCGCCGAAACGGAAATGGGACGAAGAAGATGTCATCGAAGCCCTCCGCGTCGCGAAACATGAATTGTCCCACTTCAGTATTCTGCATTACCGGAAATGGGCCGAAGGACGCAACGTGCCGAGCACGTCGACCATCAACGCCCTCTTCGGCAGTTGGACGGCCGCATTAAAATGCATGGAAGAACAGACGATCACCCAATAA
- a CDS encoding polysaccharide biosynthesis protein encodes MATLVNVYRKNQRNLLFLCLDILIVSFVLYATFELMFSTITSYAALESSEMLMMVAIKIVSFSLVGSVLKIHRIDWRYASVHEMKQVAIALLSSDLVLYAYNQFHFGAGLGMIIAVQGLLAFNLILFTRFLARNHVFDVFKPHSNHPGRKALIIGAGDSGQLIVRELKEHRTTVLCVVGLLDDNPQLQTLYVHGVPVLGMTDDLERIIQEHGIEVVILAIPSLPYTRRLALLKRIEKTGAESHALPMISELATGKVSINEIREVKIEDLLGREPVQLDISGISRHVEGATVLVTGAGGSIGSELCRQLIKFAPAEMILLGHGENSIYLIERELRGLGTETILHPVIGDVQDEARLEDVFRTYQPDIVYHAAAHKHVPLMEDNPLEAVKNNIYGTKHMVDVAARHNVSRFIMVSTDKAVNPTNVMGSTKRIAEMVVQEKARTSETIFAVVRFGNVLGSRGSVVPLFKEQILRGGPVTVTDPEMTRYFMTIPEASRLVIQASVLSRGGEIFVLDMGEPVKIIDLAKKMIELSGFTTEQIDIEVTGIRPGEKLYEELLAASELGPEANVFPKIFVGRTRPFTTVASVLHLIETLRDDQEALTYLLLFIANSDDLDRDIDRLFTHGVKRMRPHIAGTRLADGN; translated from the coding sequence ATGGCAACACTTGTGAACGTCTATCGGAAGAATCAACGCAATTTGCTCTTTTTATGTCTCGATATCTTGATCGTCTCGTTTGTATTGTACGCGACGTTTGAACTGATGTTCTCCACGATCACGTCGTACGCGGCACTCGAATCGAGCGAGATGTTGATGATGGTCGCCATTAAAATCGTCAGCTTCAGTCTCGTCGGAAGCGTCTTGAAGATTCATCGCATCGACTGGCGTTACGCTTCGGTCCATGAGATGAAACAAGTCGCCATCGCCTTACTGAGCAGTGACTTGGTGTTGTACGCCTACAACCAGTTTCACTTCGGGGCTGGCCTTGGGATGATCATCGCCGTACAAGGGTTGCTCGCATTCAACCTCATCTTGTTCACCCGCTTCTTAGCCCGCAACCATGTGTTTGACGTGTTCAAACCCCATTCGAACCATCCGGGACGAAAAGCACTCATCATCGGAGCCGGGGATTCCGGACAGTTGATTGTCCGCGAGTTGAAGGAGCATCGGACGACCGTCCTCTGCGTCGTCGGTCTGCTCGACGACAACCCGCAACTGCAGACACTCTACGTCCACGGCGTCCCGGTCCTCGGGATGACGGACGATTTGGAACGCATCATTCAAGAACATGGTATCGAAGTGGTTATTTTGGCCATTCCAAGCTTGCCTTATACACGGCGTCTCGCCTTGCTGAAACGAATCGAGAAGACAGGAGCCGAATCCCACGCCTTGCCGATGATTTCGGAACTGGCGACCGGAAAAGTCTCCATCAACGAAATTCGCGAAGTGAAAATCGAGGATTTGCTAGGACGTGAGCCGGTTCAATTGGACATATCTGGAATATCTCGCCATGTCGAAGGCGCGACTGTGCTCGTCACTGGCGCCGGTGGATCAATCGGCTCGGAGTTGTGTCGCCAATTGATCAAATTCGCCCCGGCAGAAATGATTCTCCTCGGTCATGGGGAGAACAGCATTTACTTGATTGAGCGAGAGTTGCGTGGGCTCGGCACGGAGACGATCCTGCATCCGGTCATCGGGGATGTGCAAGACGAAGCTCGGCTCGAAGATGTGTTCCGCACGTACCAGCCGGACATCGTCTATCATGCCGCCGCTCACAAACATGTGCCACTCATGGAAGACAATCCGCTCGAAGCCGTCAAAAACAATATTTACGGGACAAAACATATGGTCGATGTCGCGGCCCGGCATAACGTGAGCCGCTTCATCATGGTCTCGACCGACAAGGCGGTCAATCCGACGAACGTGATGGGCTCGACAAAACGAATCGCCGAGATGGTCGTCCAAGAGAAAGCCCGAACGAGCGAGACGATCTTCGCAGTCGTACGCTTCGGAAATGTCTTAGGCAGTCGCGGCTCGGTCGTACCGCTCTTTAAAGAACAGATTCTCCGGGGCGGACCGGTCACCGTCACCGATCCTGAGATGACCCGCTACTTCATGACCATCCCGGAAGCGAGCCGGCTTGTCATCCAAGCGAGCGTCTTGTCCAGAGGGGGAGAGATTTTCGTGCTCGACATGGGCGAGCCGGTCAAAATCATCGACTTGGCGAAGAAAATGATCGAGTTGAGCGGTTTTACGACCGAACAGATCGACATTGAAGTCACCGGCATTCGTCCGGGTGAGAAGTTATATGAAGAATTGCTCGCCGCGAGCGAACTCGGTCCAGAAGCGAACGTCTTCCCCAAAATCTTTGTCGGCCGGACCCGTCCCTTCACGACCGTCGCTTCCGTGCTGCACCTGATTGAGACGTTACGAGACGACCAAGAGGCCCTGACCTACCTGCTGCTTTTTATCGCCAATAGTGACGACCTCGACCGAGACATCGATCGTCTCTTTACACATGGCGTGAAGCGAATGCGTCCTCATATCGCCGGGACACGCCTCGCTGACGGAAATTGA
- a CDS encoding NAD-dependent epimerase/dehydratase family protein yields MVDQTVLIVGVASFQGFHIARRLLQEGFDVVGIDDEGRHKTRIAKQRLYVLTHPQFHLIRSTLANKTVMRSVLNRHEPRHIILCSTRRHNGSEEPLERYELMKRYIAIQTKRVPVESFITFDLPVKQEDGERPVIHLFTEDVFGPWDDASTLVSKAIVAVDRGVRLSGYYATDIINVSYIDDVVESVVRLLRLIQTGMSPVGYFQIPASDYVNVQTLLSDIGHILNKSAKTSLPMRESVLRQSAVPTLDTLIGFSPSTSLFEGLEQVVDWYISYKTMMKEGIK; encoded by the coding sequence ATGGTCGATCAAACGGTTCTTATTGTCGGGGTAGCCAGTTTCCAAGGGTTTCATATCGCACGTCGGCTATTGCAGGAAGGATTTGATGTCGTCGGGATTGACGATGAAGGGCGGCACAAGACGCGAATCGCCAAACAGCGGCTCTACGTTCTCACCCACCCGCAGTTCCATTTGATCCGTTCAACGCTCGCGAACAAGACAGTCATGCGCAGCGTTTTGAATCGACACGAACCGAGACACATCATCTTATGTTCGACCCGTCGCCATAACGGAAGTGAAGAGCCGCTGGAACGTTACGAGTTGATGAAACGCTACATTGCCATCCAAACGAAGCGGGTCCCGGTTGAATCGTTCATCACGTTCGACTTGCCTGTAAAACAGGAGGACGGGGAACGTCCGGTGATCCATCTGTTCACAGAAGACGTATTCGGACCTTGGGACGATGCCTCGACGCTAGTGTCAAAGGCCATTGTCGCCGTCGACCGCGGTGTCCGACTCTCAGGGTATTACGCGACGGATATCATCAACGTCTCCTATATCGATGATGTCGTCGAATCGGTCGTCCGCTTGCTTCGCTTGATTCAAACCGGGATGTCGCCAGTCGGATATTTCCAAATCCCGGCCTCCGACTACGTGAACGTCCAAACGTTACTGTCCGACATCGGACATATCCTCAACAAATCGGCGAAGACGTCGTTGCCGATGCGCGAGTCGGTACTTCGGCAGTCGGCCGTTCCGACGCTCGACACGCTGATCGGCTTCAGCCCGAGCACATCGCTGTTTGAAGGACTCGAGCAAGTCGTCGATTGGTATATCTCGTATAAAACCATGATGAAGGAGGGCATCAAATGA
- a CDS encoding aminotransferase class V-fold PLP-dependent enzyme codes for MNILLSKPHMSGREMAYIEEAFASNWIAPLGPNVNAFEAEVAAYADHPYALATSSGTAALHLALLTLGVGTGDTVFCQSLTFVASVNPIRYVGAIPVFIDSETTTWNMSPDALRKALVQAATKGKLPKAVIVVHLYGVVAKIGEIRHVCREFGVPLIEDAAESLGSTWHGQMTGTIGDIGFYSFNGNKIITTSGGGMLMVPNEETRQLALKLATQAREDAPHYEHEQVGYNYRLSNVSAGIGRGQLEVIEQRVQARRRVFARYEHMFRQLGATYQQEVPHSRANRWLTAMQLDQTDLHRDTVMERLASAGIESRPVWKPMHLQPVYRDAEYVTVDGEDVSRRLFENGICLPSGSDLTLGEQQQVIQTVLDTRSIVTEQSV; via the coding sequence ATGAACATCCTATTATCGAAGCCCCATATGTCGGGCCGTGAGATGGCCTACATCGAAGAGGCGTTCGCGAGCAATTGGATCGCCCCGCTTGGACCAAACGTCAACGCGTTTGAGGCGGAAGTCGCCGCTTACGCAGACCATCCGTACGCCTTGGCGACAAGCTCAGGGACGGCTGCCCTCCATTTGGCGCTACTTACGCTCGGCGTCGGGACAGGGGACACGGTCTTCTGTCAGTCACTCACGTTCGTCGCATCGGTCAATCCAATCCGTTACGTCGGCGCCATTCCGGTCTTTATCGACTCGGAAACGACGACGTGGAATATGTCGCCAGACGCACTTCGGAAAGCGCTCGTCCAAGCCGCGACGAAAGGAAAGCTTCCGAAAGCGGTCATCGTCGTCCATCTGTACGGCGTCGTCGCGAAAATCGGTGAGATTCGCCACGTCTGTCGTGAGTTCGGTGTCCCATTGATCGAGGACGCGGCCGAATCACTCGGCTCGACGTGGCACGGGCAAATGACGGGAACCATCGGGGACATCGGGTTTTATTCGTTCAACGGCAATAAAATCATCACGACATCAGGCGGCGGCATGCTCATGGTGCCGAATGAGGAAACGAGACAGTTGGCGCTCAAGTTGGCCACGCAAGCTCGGGAAGACGCGCCGCATTATGAGCACGAACAAGTCGGCTATAACTATCGATTGAGCAACGTCTCGGCCGGGATCGGTCGGGGACAGCTCGAAGTGATTGAGCAGCGCGTTCAAGCACGACGTCGCGTGTTTGCCCGCTATGAGCATATGTTCCGTCAGCTCGGGGCGACGTATCAGCAAGAAGTCCCGCACTCACGGGCCAATCGTTGGCTGACCGCCATGCAGTTGGATCAGACAGACTTGCACCGTGACACGGTGATGGAGCGACTTGCCAGTGCCGGCATCGAATCTCGTCCTGTCTGGAAACCGATGCATCTGCAACCGGTGTATCGCGATGCCGAATATGTGACGGTCGATGGAGAAGATGTCAGTCGGCGTCTGTTCGAGAATGGGATTTGCCTTCCATCGGGATCCGACTTGACCCTCGGGGAACAACAGCAAGTCATCCAGACCGTGCTCGATACGCGCTCGATCGTCACGGAACAAAGTGTCTGA